The following are encoded together in the Phenylobacterium sp. NIBR 498073 genome:
- a CDS encoding winged helix DNA-binding domain-containing protein, translating to MSDTVLGPRDLNRILLDRQMLLERQALDPVAALERLFAMQAQLPRAPFLGLWARLRDFRRQDLLDAIQARRVVRSTLMRGTLHLASAEDVLAFRTTVMPPRDVTLPWGLKPTPDLLDAVLAIGREHFAPEPKDFESVRQVLEAKGFDPVRPLAYATRMFLPLVQASSDAPFGHEPGGDFTLAKTWLGRDEREEPHPQALARRYLAAHGPSLPADFSAWSGLKAAAATFEALGGELATFRDERGRKLYDLKDAARVPGDTPAPVRLLADFDGAVLCRADRTGIIRPEHAPLMASKNGLIPAMVLVDGVVAGTWRIEAKKKFVSVSVRLFEKVSAQDRRAIEAEALSAAAFLAPDAKPDVAFES from the coding sequence ATGAGCGACACCGTCCTTGGCCCGCGCGACCTCAACCGCATCCTGCTGGACCGGCAGATGCTGCTGGAGCGGCAGGCGCTCGATCCGGTCGCGGCGCTGGAGCGACTGTTCGCAATGCAGGCGCAGTTGCCGCGGGCGCCGTTCCTGGGCCTGTGGGCGCGGCTGCGGGACTTCCGACGGCAGGATCTTCTGGACGCTATCCAGGCCCGGCGGGTCGTCCGTTCGACACTGATGCGCGGCACGCTGCACCTGGCCAGCGCCGAGGATGTTTTGGCCTTCCGCACGACCGTCATGCCCCCGCGCGACGTCACCCTGCCCTGGGGCCTGAAACCGACGCCGGACCTGCTCGACGCGGTTCTGGCCATCGGTCGCGAACACTTCGCGCCCGAACCGAAGGACTTCGAAAGCGTGCGTCAGGTGCTGGAGGCGAAAGGCTTCGATCCGGTGCGGCCGCTCGCCTACGCCACGCGAATGTTCCTGCCGCTGGTGCAGGCCTCGTCCGACGCCCCGTTCGGTCACGAGCCCGGCGGCGACTTCACCCTGGCCAAGACCTGGCTGGGGCGCGACGAGCGCGAGGAGCCGCACCCCCAGGCCCTGGCGCGCCGCTACCTCGCCGCCCACGGCCCGTCGTTGCCGGCGGACTTTTCGGCCTGGTCGGGGCTGAAGGCCGCGGCCGCCACGTTCGAGGCCCTGGGCGGTGAACTCGCAACCTTCAGGGACGAGCGCGGACGCAAGCTCTACGACCTGAAGGACGCCGCGCGCGTTCCTGGCGACACCCCCGCCCCTGTCCGCCTGCTGGCCGACTTCGACGGCGCCGTGCTCTGCCGGGCCGACCGCACCGGGATCATCCGCCCCGAGCACGCGCCGCTGATGGCCAGCAAGAACGGCCTGATCCCGGCCATGGTGCTGGTCGACGGCGTGGTCGCCGGGACCTGGCGGATCGAAGCCAAGAAAAAATTCGTCTCCGTCAGCGTGCGCCTGTTCGAAAAGGTCTCCGCCCAGGACCGCAGGGCGATCGAGGCCGAGGCCTTGTCCGCCGCCGCGTTCCTGGCGCCCGACGCCAAGCCGGACGTCGCCTTCGAGAGCTAG